The Streptomyces sp. cg36 genomic interval GGTCATGGCCCTCGGGCAGGCCCTTGACGAAGATGAGGGGCCCGTCGGTGGGGGTGAGCAGGGCGGCCACGCCGGAGCTGTCGCCCGTCTCCATGTCGCTGATCGCGCAGCGCGGCCCCACTCGCTCCTGGATGGCCTCGCGGGCAGCCTCGGGGAGCTGGGCGAAGCGGCGGCGTGCGACGCGCATGGTTAGAGTCCGGTTCCTGGCGGGTTGGGCGGGAACGGGCGGTTCTTGTCCGGGCCGGGCCCGCTGGGCGGTCGTCCGGGTGGCGGCTGGGAGGGCGGGCGGGCCGGTGGCTTGCGCGCGGTGAACGGCATGCGCTGAGCGTAGTGGTGGCGGGGTTCCCGGCGGGGCCGGAGAGCAGGTTCAGCGCGGCCCGCTCGGCCCTCGCCGACCACGGCCAGCGCCTGGAGGACGTCACCGTGGTGTGCGGGGACGACTTCAAGGGGTATCCGTCGGAGCATCGTATGACCGGACCATCGCCACCTGCGGAGACGGAACTGATCGGGCAATCCGCCGCCCCCAGCCCCACCACCCACGAAAACCCGCCCTACCGACGAGCCTCGGCGCCATGGGGTCGCGACCACGGGGCACGACGAGGGGCGGATCGATCCGGGAAGTCAACCGATGGCCGCCACGCCACCCCGAGCCCGAGCCGCCCGCCCCGACCCCCCACCCCCCTGCCGCCCACCTCCCAACCCGGCGGGGATACTCGGGCCTTGACTGTTCGGAGCGACCGGCCGAAGCGCGGGTTCGCTCATCCACTCGAACCACTCATCTACACAGGGGGACATGGTGGCGCGGCCCGAGAAACCTTTGGACCCGGGAGCGGGGCCGGTCGCGGAGTTCGCCGAGGAGCTGCGCCGACTGCGCCGCGACGCCCGGCTGTCGTACCGGGAGTTGGCCGACAAGACCGGGTACTCGCCCTCCACGCTCTCCCAGGCGGCGGGCGGCGAGAAACTGCCCTCCCTGGCCGTCGCCCTCGCCTACGTCGAGGCATGCGGCACCGGTGCCGACCTCGACGCGTGGGAGGCGCGGTGGCACCTGGCCGAGCGGGCCGTACGCCGCGAGACCGCGGCGGCCCGCACGGACGCCGAACCGGACGCACCCACGCCGTACCGCGGGCTGACCCGCTACGAGCCGGGCGACAGCGCTCTCTTCTTCGGCCGGGGCGCCCTGACCGACCAACTGGTCGCCCTGGTGGCCCGGGAGCGGGTGAGCGTGGTGGTGGGGCCGTCCGGGAGCGGCAAGTCCTCGCTCCTGCGCGCCGGTCTCCTCCCCCGTCTCCAACGCCCCGGCCCCACCGGCGAACCGGGCTTCGCGGCCCTGCGGATCTGCACCCCGGGCCCCCGCCCGGCCACCGAGCACGAGAAGCTCTTCACCCCTGCCGCGAGCCTCCGTCCCGCCGACGGCGTCGCGCAGGACACCCTCCTGGTCATCGACCAGTTCGAGGAGGTCTTCACCCTCTGCCAGGACGCGGACGGACGCGATGCGTTCCTCGGGCGGATCCTGGACGCCCGGAGCCCCGGCAGCCGGCTGCGCGTGGTGCTGGGGGTGCGCGCCGACTTCTACACCCACTGCCTCCAGCACCCCGGCCTCGCCACCGTGCTGCGTGACGCGCACCTTCCGGTCGGTCCCATGGCGCCGGACGAACTGCGAGAAGCGATCACCAAACCTCCGGCGGCCCATGGCGTGATCGTGGAACGCCCCCTGACCACCCGTCTCATCAAAGACGTATCGGCCGAACCCGGCGCGCTCCCACTGATGTCGCACGCGCTGCTGGAGACCTGGCATCACCGCACCGCCCGTACCCTCAGCCTGCACGCCTACGAGGCGGCGGGCGGACTCGACGGCGCGGTGGCCCGTACCGCCGAAACCCTCTACACCGGCCTCGACGACGCCCAGGCCCTCCTCGCCCGCCGGGTCCTGCTCCGCCTGATCACCCCCGGCGACGGGACACCCGACACCCGCCGCCCCGTCACCCGCGACGAGATCGGGGCGGACGGCCCCGGCGACACCACCACCGTCCTCGACCACCTCGCCCGCGCCCGGCTGATCACCCTCGACGACGACCGGATCGACCTCGCCCACGAGGCCCTGATCACCGCCTGGCCCCGGCTCGCCGGGTGGATCGAGGAGGACCGGGACCGGCTGCGCGCCCACCGTCAGCTCACCGACGCCGCCCAGAGCTGGCGCGAACAGGACCGGGACCGGGGGGTGTTACTGCGGGGCGGCCGACTGGAGACCCTGGGGAAGACGTTCGCAGCCGGTGACGGTACGGCGGAGCTGACCGGGCTGGAGCGCGAGTTCCTCACGGCCAGCCGCACCGCGGCCACCCGGGAGCGCAGGCTCAAGCACGCGGCCACCGTGTCGCTGGCGGTTCTGGTGGTGCTGGCTCTGGTGGCGGCCGTACTCGCCTGGGGCCAGCGCCAGGACGCCGAGGCCGCCCAGCGTCAGGCCCAGTCCCGCCAACTGGCGGCCCAGTCGCAGACACTGCTGGCCACCGACGCCGACCTCGCCTCCCTGCTGGCCGTCGCCGCCTACCGCGCAAGCCCCACCGCGGAGGCGTCCACCGCTCTGTACGCGGCCGCCGCCCTGCCGCTCCAGCGCCGCCTCGTTCCCGACGCCTCCGAGGGCAAGGCGACCACCGTGGCCTTCGCGCCCGACGGGCGGACCGTGGCGGTCGGCACAGCTCGCGGCGTACTGCGGCTGTGGGACACCGCCACGGGCCGCTCCCGCTCGCTGGCCAGGACCGCCGGTGCGGTAGGCGCCCTGGCGTTCTCACCCGACGGCCGGTCCCTGGCCGTCGGTGCGAAGGGCTCCGTACGCGTGTGGGACACCGTCACCGGCAGGGCGGAGGCGCAGTTCGCCTTCACGGACCTGCCCGACGGGCCGGACGGCCTCGCCTACGACCGCGACGGGCGCACGCTCACCATCAGCCTGGGCCACGGCACGATACGCCGGTGGGAGCCGTCGACCGGCCGGGCGCGCACCGTGCTGGTCGGCGCGCTGGACCTGCCCGCTGTGAGCGGCGACCCGAACGCCGCTGCCCCGGACGGGTACGACGCGACGGTACGGCTGAAGGATCCGGCCGACGGCCAGGAGCGCACCATCGCGGTGGGCACCCACATCAGTCGCCCGCCGGCGGTGAGCCCGGACGGCGACACCGTCGCCCTGGGCCACGACGACGGGGCGGTACGGCTGAGGAACGTGCGCACCGGACGTACGGAGGCGACGCTGAAGCAGGATTCCGGCAGGGTCGAGCTGCTGCGGTTCAGCCCGGACGGCCGGACCGTCGTCACGGGATACGCCAGCGGGCCCGTACGGCTGTGGAACCGCGACAACGGCGACGTACGGACGCTCACGGACAGCACGGGGACGTACGACGCGGTGTTCAGTGCCGACGGCAGCACCCTGGCGACCGGCACCTCCGACGGCCTCCCGGGACAGGGGGGCGTCACCGTCCGGGACGCAGCCACCGGAAGCATCACCGCCACCCTCGCCGGATACAGCGGCCGTCCGGGCGCGCTGACGGCCGCACCCGACGGGCACGCCGTCGCGTCCGTCGACAGCGAGGGCACGGTCCGCCTCGTCGACGTCACCCGCAGCCGTCGCACCCGCACCCTGTACACCGCCGGCACCACCAAGATAGGTGCCCTCGCCCTCAGCCCCGACGGCCGCAGCCTGGCCGTCGGTGACGCCACCGCACGGGTGTGGGACACCGCGACGGGACGCCCGCGCGCCACCCTGCCCGACCGTGCGCGCATGGGCGAGCTCCAGGAGCTGGCCTTCACCCCGGACAGCCGCGCCCTCGCGGCCACCG includes:
- a CDS encoding helix-turn-helix domain-containing protein, with product MVARPEKPLDPGAGPVAEFAEELRRLRRDARLSYRELADKTGYSPSTLSQAAGGEKLPSLAVALAYVEACGTGADLDAWEARWHLAERAVRRETAAARTDAEPDAPTPYRGLTRYEPGDSALFFGRGALTDQLVALVARERVSVVVGPSGSGKSSLLRAGLLPRLQRPGPTGEPGFAALRICTPGPRPATEHEKLFTPAASLRPADGVAQDTLLVIDQFEEVFTLCQDADGRDAFLGRILDARSPGSRLRVVLGVRADFYTHCLQHPGLATVLRDAHLPVGPMAPDELREAITKPPAAHGVIVERPLTTRLIKDVSAEPGALPLMSHALLETWHHRTARTLSLHAYEAAGGLDGAVARTAETLYTGLDDAQALLARRVLLRLITPGDGTPDTRRPVTRDEIGADGPGDTTTVLDHLARARLITLDDDRIDLAHEALITAWPRLAGWIEEDRDRLRAHRQLTDAAQSWREQDRDRGVLLRGGRLETLGKTFAAGDGTAELTGLEREFLTASRTAATRERRLKHAATVSLAVLVVLALVAAVLAWGQRQDAEAAQRQAQSRQLAAQSQTLLATDADLASLLAVAAYRASPTAEASTALYAAAALPLQRRLVPDASEGKATTVAFAPDGRTVAVGTARGVLRLWDTATGRSRSLARTAGAVGALAFSPDGRSLAVGAKGSVRVWDTVTGRAEAQFAFTDLPDGPDGLAYDRDGRTLTISLGHGTIRRWEPSTGRARTVLVGALDLPAVSGDPNAAAPDGYDATVRLKDPADGQERTIAVGTHISRPPAVSPDGDTVALGHDDGAVRLRNVRTGRTEATLKQDSGRVELLRFSPDGRTVVTGYASGPVRLWNRDNGDVRTLTDSTGTYDAVFSADGSTLATGTSDGLPGQGGVTVRDAATGSITATLAGYSGRPGALTAAPDGHAVASVDSEGTVRLVDVTRSRRTRTLYTAGTTKIGALALSPDGRSLAVGDATARVWDTATGRPRATLPDRARMGELQELAFTPDSRALAATGALDTRLWEPASDHVLTGRSDAPDGVVGTALSPDGRTRATIAARTGAVTLWDIASGRVRATLPRSENRSAVLSFSPDGRTVATADGTALRLWDSTTGQLRTTLTPPHPADTASRPSGLATRDELCGGVRTMAFSPDGRTLASSDGRRVLVWDVATGRVRTAYTGPCDTLGAQRLGFTHLVFSPDGRTLAAPYGNQVRLWDVTAGRDLATLTGHSGTVQDIAFAPDGRTLATAGSDRTVRLWDTAGHHALATLTGHTGAVTKVLYSRDGGSLFTVGDDGTLRQWGLSLTDPAAAVRKICAASGRELTTLEQSTYFPGQHPRSLCPTTYGASGASTATPAD